The following is a genomic window from Prunus persica cultivar Lovell chromosome G7, Prunus_persica_NCBIv2, whole genome shotgun sequence.
TTGGCAAAACAGACTCCCTCTTCAGGAGGAGAAAGAGTCCAACAGCCTCTTCATTTTCCCCATTTTGTGTGTACCCTGAAATAAGTGCATTCCAAGAGACTATATTCCTTTCCATCATCTTTGCAAACATCAATCTTGCAGCTTTTACGCTTGCCGCTTTTGCATATCCACTTACCATTGATGTTTCGGAGACAACATTTCTAACAGGCATCCCATCAAAAATCCATCTGGCTTGCTTTAATCTATTGCATTTTGCATACATATCAACCAACGCATTGCCTAAAACAAGATCATCCCTGTATTTGTCACATTTTATGACATGAGCATATATTTGCTGACCTTCCTTTATTGCAGACAAGCTTGCACATGCACTAACCACACTGGCTAAAGTTAACTCATCTGGTTTGAACCCACCATCCATCATCCTCACAAAAACTTCTAGGGCTTCACTCGCTGGACCATTCTGCTCATAACAAGTAATCAAACTGTTCCAAGAAACTGTATTCCGGTCACTCATCCAATCAAAAACTCTTTGTGCAGAAGCAACACTCCCACATTTAGAGTACATATCAATAAGTGCAGATCCCATATAAACATCTGACGAGTAACATGACTTAGCAATAAAAGCATGAATTTGGACACCCATTTTCAACTTTCTCAAACCTGCACAAGCACTAAGAGCACTACCGAACGAGTATTCATTAAGCACAAAATCCTCCACATGCAATTTGACAAAGTACTCCAAAGCTTCTTCAAAGCGATCATGCTGGGCAAACCCTGATACCATCGAATTCCACGAGCACTGGTCAGGCTCAGGCATTAACCTAAAAATCTGCACAGCGTCATCAATAAAACCCAACTTCGTTAATGTACTTATGATGGAGTTCCAAGTGAAAGTGTTCCTTTGAGGCATTTTATCAAACAATTTACGTGCATCGTCCAAACAACCACATTTTCCATAAGCATCAATAAGCCTATTCTGGATAAAAATCTCTGAGGAAAATTGGGTTTTGATGACACGAGCGTGGATGCGATGTGCATCGCGTGCTGACTTGGTTCGAATGCATGAATCCAAGAGCTTCGCAAAGGGTGTAGAGTCGAGGAAAGAGAGGTCACCCACAAGTTGTTTGAACAATCCATGTCTAGTTCCCATTCCATTATCTTTGCTACAATCAATTAAGCAGCATTGAAATGAGAATACATGAATCTATGTCTCCTACAAGGTGGAAAGAATAAATGTATCAAtgtcattttaaaattaactCATGAATGAAGATTAGAAAGATTAGAAAGAGTATGCTAGAGGAAGCAAGAGAGCACATGTCATTGTATTCTTAATTATTTGGGAGAAATTTAATCACTCATGAACTGTATGCTtgatatatacttgttttacTGAAAGTATGAAATAGTTGGGTTACATTGGTTAGACAAAAAAATGCAGAAGTTGCAAGAAAGATGAATGGCTCCAGAATCATCACCCAACCAAGACTTGCAGCATAACAAGACATAGTAAACACAGTAAGAGCTTATCTCATATGGTAATACAACTATTATGAGTAACTAAGATAAGAACATAGCATATGCCAAAATATTCGTTCGGTTTTTAAATATCAAGATTGCTAATAACCATGAAATTCTTCTCTTATATGGTCAATATGCATTAAAATAACAGCCCAAGTGAACTCAAATAGGCGTAAAAGGGGACATTTCCATATAAATGATTGGCCCTGCCCAATGTTACAACAAGTTGATCTTATTattctaaaaaaaatccaacatAAATGCAAGTTAGCTGTGATCATGatacaacaaacaaaagataaCTGAACTAATTCAACGAAGAAATCTATACATCTGATTCTTAGGAAACCACTGAAATCCagaagctctgataccatattaAAGTCCAACTACTAACAAAACCCGAAAAGGTTGTTCGAGAACAAACCAACACTAATGGAACTGTGAGAGATTAAGCTAAAGGCTCAAATAGTATTTAGTATCAGCAGTGGATTGGGCTTCCCTGCTCCTACTGACAACAACAAATGTACGTCTGGTTTGCTGAACTTTAAGAGAAATCCAACCCCCATAATTAAGACAACATAGACAGAACGAACCACCAATGACAGCCCCAAATTTCAAACAGAAACTAACCCAGTTAATGTTTCAGCTTCAGTAGACAAGGatgaaattattaaacagaaaattacagTTCCATTAAGTCCGGTGTTAGCTTGGGGAACCCAGTGAATTAATTAACTGAGAAAAAGAAACGACTTGATTAACTGCAATTGAAAGAGAAGCTGACCTAGGATTTTTTAGTCAGTTGAGAACAAATAGCAATTACAGCGACTGCAATTGAATATCCAAATTCCAGGTTTCAGACGAAAACGACGACATCACAGCGAGCTTACTTACTGGAGTTGGGACTTCCTTCTTCCTCCTATCAGAGGAGGGAAGAACCAATCCAAGGCACAGTTGTCTTATTAAGTCCTTTTTATTGGCGCAAATTTGGGCCCAAACTGTACGCAATGCAACAACACAAACCCTGGTTTGGTTATTGTTACTGAAATATGGATGGTGCCGTGACAGTTTGGGGCATCCCAAAAATGAGAAATGACAtcgaggagagagaaggaggaagCTCACCTGGTGAGAGAGCAGAGAGCAGAATGAGAATCAAAGAATGGGAGCCCAAGGTTTAGACAGGGTTTAGGGATGAAGCAATTTCGCCTCACACCGAACAAACGACGGCGTACGACTTTGGTACACCGTCGGATGGAATTAACGGCTAAGATTACTCCCCTCTTGCGCGCGCTTTCTCAACTCGCACCATTTATGATTGTGCAACTTCATCTCCATAACCATAGTTCGATGTTGTTATGTATATATGAGTGGCTAGGAGGACATGACGAATCACATAGTTTTTATTGTATATAGccaaaatttattctatattttcaccaatgtcaatttttataaaaattttcaaatatcaCGAAAAATTCTCTTACACATGCACAACTGTATACGTATTGCGGCCATGGTCAAACTACCGCAAATGAtgttctttgtttcttcttttctttgacatTGTACATTGTAGGAAGTAAGAATTGACATATGCATCAATTAATTTAGGTGCATTTTGATGGGGCGATGGTGTTGATTGAGACAGAACAAAGCATAAGATATAAACAACAAAGGGTTAATGACCTAAATGGTCCTTCAACTATTGCTctagtatcattttggtcaaccaactaaaattttcatttgaaacgtccttaaactttttattttataccaAGATGATCCATCCGTCAAAGTGTGTATTATTCCGTGAAATCGAGGGACAAAATCGTATTTT
Proteins encoded in this region:
- the LOC18771122 gene encoding pentatricopeptide repeat-containing protein At2g13600 — its product is MGTRHGLFKQLVGDLSFLDSTPFAKLLDSCIRTKSARDAHRIHARVIKTQFSSEIFIQNRLIDAYGKCGCLDDARKLFDKMPQRNTFTWNSIISTLTKLGFIDDAVQIFRLMPEPDQCSWNSMVSGFAQHDRFEEALEYFVKLHVEDFVLNEYSFGSALSACAGLRKLKMGVQIHAFIAKSCYSSDVYMGSALIDMYSKCGSVASAQRVFDWMSDRNTVSWNSLITCYEQNGPASEALEVFVRMMDGGFKPDELTLASVVSACASLSAIKEGQQIYAHVIKCDKYRDDLVLGNALVDMYAKCNRLKQARWIFDGMPVRNVVSETSMVSGYAKAASVKAARLMFAKMMERNIVSWNALISGYTQNGENEEAVGLFLLLKRESVLPTHYTFGNLLNACASLVDLQLGRQAHVHLLKHGFKFQVGEEPDIFVGNSLIDMYMKCGSIEDGCRVFKSMLERDYVSWNAMIVGYAQNGYGTEALEIFRKMLASGEQPDHVTMIGVLCACSHAGLVDEGKEYFYSMSEEHGLVPLKDHYTCMVDLLGRAGCLDEAKHLIEVMPMQPDAVIWGSLLAACKVHRNITLGKYVAEKILDIEPRNSGPYVLLSNMYAELGRWGDVVTVRKLMRQRGVIKQPGCSWIEIQGRVHVFMVKDKRHPQCKEIHYLLKLLIEQMKQSGYVEDACDHDICEEHGETELTSLYDIDMLEDAALG